Proteins co-encoded in one Pleurodeles waltl isolate 20211129_DDA chromosome 2_2, aPleWal1.hap1.20221129, whole genome shotgun sequence genomic window:
- the SOCS6 gene encoding suppressor of cytokine signaling 6, which yields MKKISLKTIRKSFNLNKSKDDGEFVVVQQPSLTNDFCKDDSLFGSCYGKDMSSCEVNSEDENSSGKIRTKSESLMGTLKRRLSAKQKQKEKVNASVSSVEDDTFSSSSAPIMLKDVRAQRPLRSTSLRTHHYSPTPWPLRSTNSEETCIKMEVKVKALVHAPSPALNGVRKDFHDLQSDSVFQEQNNVLKSAESQNGDLHLHMDEHLPVVIGLMPQDYIHYNVPLDDGMYPLEGPRSYCLDSCSPMEVSTIPSLGSSSFHEDRQHVVHDVMVPQDIFAHHAVDSLLIGTTGVLLQSPRDTRGDVPPLSPLLPPMPNSQIQRNFSGLNGTDAQVSESMRCHLNFDPHSAPGVGRVYDSVQNNGHLVVTSLTEELKKLAKQGWYWGPITRWEAEEKLANVQDGSFLVRDSSDDRYLLSLSFRSHGKTLHTRIEHSNGRFSFYEQPDVEGHTSIVDLIEHSIRDSENGAFCYSRSRLPGSATYPVRLTNPVSRFMQVRSLQYLCRFVIRQYTRIDLIQKLPLPNKMKDYLQEKHY from the coding sequence ATGAAGAAAATAAGCCTAAAAACAATTCGCAAGTCCTTCAATTTAAACAAAAGCAAAGATGATGGGGAGTTTGTAGTGGTTCAGCAGCCATCACTTACTAATGACTTCTGCAAAGATGACTCCTTGTTTGGCAGCTGCTATGGCAAAGACATGTCAAGCTGTGAAGTGAACAGTGAAGATGAAAACAGCAGTGGAAAAATCAGAACCAAAAGTGAGAGTTTAATGGGTACACTGAAGCGTCGTCTGTCAGCAAAGCAaaagcagaaggagaaagtcaATGCATCGGTTAGCTCAGTTGAAGATgacactttctcttcctcctcagCCCCAATAATGTTAAAAGATGTCCGGGCTCAAAGACCTTTAAGATCCACCTCACTTAGGACCCACCATTACAGCCCAACTCCTTGGCCCCTACGATCTACCAACTCCGAGGAGACCTGTATCAAAAtggaagtgaaagtgaaagcattGGTACATGCCCCTAGCCCAGCACTCAATGGTGTTCGGAAAGACTTCCATGACTTGCAGTCAGACAGTGTATTTCAAGAACAGAACAATGTATTAAAAAGTGCAGAATCTCAAAATGGAGATTTGCATCTTCATATGGATGAACATTTGCCTGTAGTCATAGGACTCATGCCTCAGGACTACATACATTATAATGTGCCTTTAGATGATGGAATGTACCCATTAGAAGGACCACGTTCTTACTGTCTGGATAGCTGTTCTCCCATGGAGGTTTCCACCATTCCTTCCCTGGGGAGTAGCAGTTTTCATGAAGACCGCCAACATGTGGTACATGATGTAATGGTTCCTCAAGACATCTTTGCCCATCATGCAGTTGATAGTTTGTTGATTGGTACCACAGGAGTTTTATTGCAAAGCCCGAGAGATACTCGTGGTGATGTCCCTCCACTCTCCCCATTGCTACCTCCGATGCCTAAtagtcaaatccaaaggaacttTAGTGGACTGAATGGCACAGATGCCCAGGTTTCAGAAAGCATGCGCTGTCATTTAAATTTTGACCCTCATTCTGCCCCCGGAGTTGGACGGGTTTATGACTCTGTCCAGAACAATGGGCATTTGGTTGTGACTAGTCTTACAGAGGAACTAAAAAAGCTTGCAAAACAGGGATGGTACTGGGGCCCTATCACACGTTGGGAAGCAGAAGAAAAGCTTGCTAATGTTCAAGATGGGTCTTTCCTTGTTAGAGACAGCTCTGATGATCGTTATTTGTTAAGCTTAAGTTTTCGGTCTCATGGGAAAACACTCCACACCAGAATTGAGCATTCTAATGGTAGGTTTAGCTTTTATGAACAACCAGATGTGGAAGGGCACACTTCTATAGTTGATCTAATTGAGCACTCAATCAGAGATTCTGAAAATGGAGCATTTTGCTACTCACGGTCAAGGTTGCCTGGCTCTGCCACCTATCCTGTCCGATTAACAAATCCGGTTTCACGATTCATGCAGGTGCGCTCCTTACAGTACCTGTGCCGTTTTGTCATACGCCAGTACAccagaatagacctgattcagAAACTGCCTTTGCCAAACAAAATGAAGGACTACTTGCAGGAAAAGCACTACTGA